One genomic segment of Solidesulfovibrio sp. includes these proteins:
- a CDS encoding methyl-accepting chemotaxis protein translates to MRSIKIKVILIVSLMVSIPIIGIFGYCFYSILNNTLDAQTTAIRREVLQLDNAITLFINDVVYNVNMLSAEPLLVNIDNTATTFMHRMEKSKVSIRSDDVLGQKISTIFKQVQSSHPYYEEVYFGSEYGAFLSNAESEIPAGYDPRKRPWYQEALATPDKTVVSKTYRSTTGMAVVSVAKATIRQGRSVGVVSIDLSLKILTDIIQRTKIGRTGYVVAVQGNGVIISDPSDVEHNFKSIDDLNIPAMTDIFKRNGEVSLVQMKGIPYLALCHTSPGVGWKFLTFIEYDEIISQVSLLMWKSAAALAVVLVTIGLGLAAYLNKEIFKPLRQMITHLGHIGSSHYDARLLVQRRDEIGQVFEALNHTSAVLESNISEITSKGEEAQLRAQQAEEAQKKAQHAMELAETAKVQGMLLAADQLRDIVNGISSALEKLSTQIDTSNQRAADQSNRVTEVAVSIEQMTSSILEIARNAEDTTHLSETAKGVAKNGSEQIAQVNKSVLDIDKGFKNVYAYVSELSHNADGIGCIAQTIADIADQTNLLALNAAIEAARAGEAGRGFAVVADEVRKLAEKTMMATKEVGDAVGGIRRGVNATLDGMTHTTEDIAKSLSQTEEATKGLRNILDHFAESSSQIHAIATATEEQSSATEEINRTIGDINALSCDTAQAMQIASKAIVDLTKQAAVVREIISSLESGSVDGNPSS, encoded by the coding sequence ATGAGGTCCATAAAGATCAAGGTCATTCTTATTGTAAGCCTTATGGTATCTATTCCAATCATAGGAATATTTGGATACTGTTTTTATTCAATCCTAAATAATACGCTTGACGCTCAGACTACCGCCATTCGCCGCGAAGTCTTGCAACTTGACAATGCCATTACTCTATTCATTAATGATGTTGTATATAATGTGAATATGCTTTCCGCAGAGCCTTTGCTTGTCAACATTGACAATACAGCTACGACATTCATGCATCGCATGGAAAAATCGAAAGTTTCTATCCGATCCGATGATGTCCTGGGACAAAAAATTTCAACCATATTCAAACAGGTTCAGTCCTCGCACCCCTATTATGAGGAAGTCTATTTTGGATCTGAGTACGGCGCATTCTTAAGCAATGCGGAGTCAGAGATTCCTGCCGGCTATGATCCCCGCAAGCGGCCGTGGTACCAGGAGGCGCTCGCCACTCCGGACAAGACCGTCGTCTCCAAAACCTATCGGTCCACGACTGGCATGGCTGTAGTGAGCGTGGCCAAGGCCACGATCCGACAAGGAAGATCCGTAGGCGTGGTCAGCATAGACCTATCACTAAAGATTCTCACCGATATTATACAGCGCACAAAAATTGGCAGAACCGGATATGTCGTGGCGGTTCAAGGCAATGGTGTCATCATTTCCGATCCGAGTGACGTAGAACACAATTTCAAGTCAATCGATGACCTCAATATTCCGGCGATGACCGATATCTTCAAGCGGAATGGGGAGGTGTCCCTAGTTCAAATGAAAGGAATACCCTATCTGGCCCTTTGTCACACCTCGCCCGGAGTCGGCTGGAAATTTCTGACTTTCATTGAATATGATGAAATCATAAGTCAGGTCTCGTTGCTGATGTGGAAATCGGCCGCCGCTCTTGCCGTCGTTCTGGTCACGATCGGCCTAGGCCTTGCCGCCTACTTGAATAAGGAAATTTTCAAGCCATTGCGGCAAATGATCACCCACCTGGGTCACATTGGTTCCAGCCATTATGATGCCCGGTTGCTGGTCCAACGGCGTGATGAAATCGGCCAGGTCTTCGAGGCCCTCAACCACACTTCCGCCGTGTTGGAAAGCAACATCAGTGAAATCACATCCAAAGGCGAGGAAGCGCAATTGCGGGCCCAGCAAGCCGAGGAAGCGCAGAAAAAAGCGCAGCATGCGATGGAATTGGCGGAAACGGCCAAAGTCCAGGGCATGTTGCTTGCGGCCGACCAGTTACGCGACATAGTCAACGGCATATCCAGCGCATTGGAAAAGCTCTCAACACAGATTGATACTTCCAACCAAAGAGCTGCTGATCAATCAAACCGCGTCACCGAGGTGGCCGTTTCTATAGAACAAATGACATCGTCTATCTTGGAAATCGCTCGAAACGCTGAAGATACGACGCATTTGTCCGAGACCGCCAAGGGAGTGGCCAAGAACGGCTCCGAGCAGATCGCTCAAGTAAACAAAAGTGTTCTGGATATTGATAAAGGTTTCAAAAATGTGTACGCGTATGTTTCGGAACTCAGTCACAATGCGGATGGAATCGGCTGTATTGCCCAGACCATAGCCGATATCGCAGACCAAACCAATCTCCTTGCCCTTAATGCCGCCATTGAGGCGGCCCGAGCCGGAGAAGCGGGACGCGGTTTCGCTGTCGTCGCCGACGAAGTCCGCAAGCTGGCCGAGAAGACCATGATGGCGACAAAGGAGGTCGGGGATGCCGTGGGCGGCATCCGTCGAGGCGTCAACGCGACTCTTGATGGCATGACCCATACCACGGAAGATATAGCGAAATCCTTATCGCAGACCGAAGAGGCAACAAAAGGATTACGCAACATTCTGGATCACTTCGCCGAGTCGTCAAGTCAAATTCACGCCATTGCCACGGCAACCGAGGAACAATCCTCCGCTACAGAGGAAATAAATCGCACCATCGGAGATATAAACGCTCTCTCTTGCGATACCGCTCAAGCTATGCAGATAGCGAGCAAAGCCATTGTCGATTTGACCAAGCAAGCCGCGGTAGTGCGCGAGATCATCAGCTCGTTGGAGAGCGGAAGCGTGGACGGGAATCCCTCCTCCTGA
- a CDS encoding 4Fe-4S dicluster domain-containing protein, which produces MRMIHGISSGWIERAAKASGLEAELSRRGFLKLSVCALSSLALLGLGDAFGQDAPLVILDNAKGVILADPTRCVGCQRCELACTEFNDGRAQPSLARIKVSRALHFGPGGPTGGDGMHGDWGDGLVVQGACRQCPHPVPCATACPRNAITVDPETGARVVDPAVCVGCRLCQGACPWDMLAFDEQAGVATKCFLCHGKPKCVEACPAGALRYVPWRDLTRDGGPQRSRLSAISPESAKACLDCHVPAGKAAGK; this is translated from the coding sequence ATGCGCATGATCCACGGCATCTCTTCGGGCTGGATCGAACGGGCGGCCAAGGCCTCCGGATTGGAGGCCGAGTTGAGCCGTCGGGGCTTTCTCAAACTGTCCGTTTGCGCCCTGTCAAGCCTGGCCCTCCTGGGTCTGGGCGACGCCTTCGGCCAGGACGCTCCGCTGGTGATCCTGGACAACGCCAAGGGGGTCATCCTGGCCGACCCGACCCGCTGCGTGGGCTGCCAGCGGTGCGAGCTGGCCTGCACGGAATTCAACGACGGGCGCGCCCAGCCGTCCCTGGCCCGCATCAAGGTCTCCCGGGCGCTGCACTTCGGGCCCGGCGGCCCCACGGGCGGCGACGGCATGCACGGCGACTGGGGCGACGGGCTGGTGGTCCAGGGCGCGTGCCGCCAGTGCCCCCATCCGGTCCCGTGCGCCACGGCCTGTCCCCGAAACGCCATCACGGTCGATCCGGAAACCGGGGCCCGGGTGGTCGATCCCGCCGTCTGCGTGGGCTGCCGCCTGTGCCAGGGGGCCTGCCCGTGGGACATGCTCGCCTTCGACGAACAGGCCGGGGTGGCCACGAAATGCTTTTTGTGCCACGGCAAGCCCAAATGCGTGGAGGCCTGCCCGGCCGGGGCGCTGCGCTACGTGCCCTGGCGGGACCTCACGCGCGACGGCGGGCCGCAACGGTCCCGCCTGTCCGCGATTTCGCCGGAAAGCGCCAAGGCCTGCCTGGATTGCCATGTCCCCGCCGGGAAGGCCGCCGGCAAATAA
- a CDS encoding B12-binding domain-containing radical SAM protein translates to MKKNVLMLNPPLPLSFWSFNETLAMTGKKALLPPLGLLTVAALLPKDWNIRLVDLNVRPLAEDDWRGIDLVLVTGMLVQRESLLELIGRAKARNIPIAAGGAYPTTAPREVLEAGCDFLIQGEGETTIPELVAALDAGRTSGTFICDDKPSLSDSPTPRFDLISHGDYESLSLQTSRGCPFACEFCDIVSLFGRKQRHKEPGQVLDELEAIHGLGFRGTVFVADDNFVGNRPRAVALLHRIIEWQASHGEPFNFITQASVNLGQDVALIDLLTAANFSYVFVGIESPDEDVLISAHKLQNVRNPLLDSLRAINANGLSVIGSFILGMDGETPGAGGRMQAFAEAADLPWVMVNVLRALPKTELWDRLEKEGRLHDGIAESGWDALTNFTPLRPIETIFTEQVAALTALYSPSAYLGRAMRATLAMRPTRSGKPGAGKTTGSSLGGKRENPRSDIMPLLYLLWRQGMVGTARWQFWRQLAIVAWRNPSRLRRYLALCGMGENLFSFVRHIRAQAKARHNLAA, encoded by the coding sequence ATGAAAAAAAACGTCCTGATGCTCAATCCGCCGCTTCCCCTGTCGTTTTGGAGCTTTAACGAAACCCTGGCCATGACCGGGAAAAAGGCCCTGCTGCCGCCCCTGGGGCTGCTGACCGTGGCCGCCTTGCTCCCGAAGGATTGGAATATTCGGCTGGTCGACCTCAATGTACGCCCCCTCGCGGAAGACGATTGGCGCGGGATAGACCTGGTGCTGGTCACGGGCATGCTGGTGCAGCGCGAAAGCCTGCTGGAACTGATCGGCCGGGCCAAGGCCCGCAACATCCCCATCGCCGCCGGCGGGGCCTACCCAACCACGGCCCCCCGGGAAGTCCTGGAGGCCGGCTGCGACTTCCTCATCCAGGGCGAGGGGGAAACGACCATCCCCGAACTGGTGGCCGCCCTGGACGCCGGCCGCACCAGCGGCACCTTCATCTGTGACGACAAGCCCAGCTTGTCCGACTCGCCGACGCCGCGCTTCGACCTCATCAGCCACGGCGACTACGAGTCCCTGTCCCTGCAGACGTCGCGGGGCTGCCCCTTTGCTTGCGAATTTTGCGACATCGTGAGCCTGTTCGGCCGGAAGCAACGCCACAAGGAGCCGGGGCAAGTCCTCGACGAACTGGAGGCCATCCACGGCCTGGGCTTTCGCGGCACCGTGTTCGTGGCCGACGACAACTTCGTCGGCAACCGCCCCCGGGCCGTGGCCCTGCTGCACCGCATCATCGAATGGCAGGCCAGCCACGGCGAGCCGTTTAATTTCATCACCCAGGCTTCGGTCAACCTCGGCCAGGACGTCGCCCTGATCGACCTGCTCACCGCCGCCAACTTCTCCTATGTTTTCGTCGGCATCGAATCCCCGGACGAGGATGTCCTGATCTCGGCCCACAAGCTCCAAAACGTGCGCAATCCGCTGCTCGACTCCCTGCGCGCGATCAACGCCAACGGCCTGAGCGTCATCGGCAGCTTCATCCTCGGCATGGACGGCGAAACACCCGGGGCCGGCGGGCGCATGCAGGCCTTCGCCGAGGCGGCGGACCTGCCCTGGGTCATGGTCAACGTCCTGCGCGCCCTGCCGAAAACCGAGCTCTGGGACCGGCTGGAGAAGGAAGGGCGGCTGCATGACGGCATTGCCGAAAGCGGTTGGGACGCCCTGACCAACTTCACGCCCCTGCGCCCCATCGAGACGATTTTTACCGAACAGGTGGCGGCCCTCACCGCCCTCTACAGCCCCAGCGCCTATCTGGGGCGCGCCATGCGGGCCACACTGGCCATGCGCCCGACCCGGAGCGGGAAGCCCGGGGCCGGGAAAACAACCGGTTCCAGCCTTGGCGGGAAGCGGGAAAACCCCCGTTCGGACATCATGCCCCTGTTGTACCTGCTGTGGCGGCAGGGGATGGTCGGCACGGCGCGGTGGCAATTCTGGCGGCAATTGGCCATCGTCGCCTGGCGCAACCCCAGCCGGCTGCGCCGCTATCTCGCCCTGTGCGGCATGGGGGAGAACCTTTTTTCCTTCGTGCGCCACATCCGCGCCCAGGCCAAGGCAAGGCACAACCTGGCCGCCTGA
- a CDS encoding TIGR03768 family metallophosphoesterase — translation MKFSRRNFLNTSLSGAALVACGGLVTGLEWLLSPVNAAAQSLAKLARSVVPVPVPATSPKLRPTDVSQYTASGYGLWRFGEPLAVPKRLDLMPASHDAAGVKPVSRLVRFFTISDIHIADKESPAQLFALGLKHGISAAYSPAMLYTTQVLDAAVRTINALHERDPLDFGISLGDTCNNTQYNELRWYLDVLDGKAISPSSGAHAGADSIDYQKPFQAAGLDKSIPWYQARGNHDHFFIGSFPVTEYFRQVYTGDDVLNLGDFLVDPKGIDSRGTYQGVIDGRTPYGDIVGMGPVADFPSPPKVVADANRRSLTPREWMAEFFHTTSTPVGHGFSQADAENNFACYSFEPRADIPLTVIVIDDTQREDDVDQPLSRTSSPGYGHGSLDKARLDWLVGELDRGQAEGKLMLIAAHVPIGVEPPTSPVGWYAAAAISEPELMAKLHTYPNLIAWIAGHRHCNAITAFASPDASRPELGFWQIETSSLRDFPQQFRTFEIRRNSDGTLSILASDFNPDVQEGSPASTSRAYAVAVQQIFHNPRGYPPTGSYNAELVIPLSPSMRAKLNNVGVPVRS, via the coding sequence ATGAAATTTTCCCGGCGGAATTTTCTCAATACGAGCCTCTCCGGAGCCGCTCTGGTTGCCTGCGGCGGGCTGGTGACCGGCCTCGAATGGCTCCTTTCCCCGGTAAATGCCGCCGCCCAGTCGCTGGCGAAACTGGCACGCAGCGTCGTTCCCGTTCCCGTGCCGGCCACTTCGCCCAAGTTGCGGCCCACGGACGTCTCCCAATACACCGCGTCGGGCTACGGCCTCTGGCGCTTCGGCGAACCCCTCGCCGTTCCCAAAAGATTGGACCTCATGCCCGCCAGCCATGACGCCGCCGGGGTGAAACCGGTTTCCCGGCTGGTGCGGTTTTTTACCATCTCCGACATCCATATCGCCGACAAGGAAAGCCCGGCCCAGCTCTTCGCCCTCGGCCTCAAACACGGCATTTCCGCAGCCTATTCCCCGGCCATGCTGTACACGACCCAGGTCCTGGATGCGGCGGTGCGGACGATTAACGCCCTCCACGAACGGGACCCCCTGGATTTCGGCATCTCCCTGGGGGATACCTGCAACAATACCCAGTACAACGAACTGCGCTGGTATCTCGACGTCCTGGACGGAAAGGCCATCAGCCCCAGTTCCGGGGCGCACGCCGGCGCCGACAGCATCGACTACCAGAAACCGTTCCAGGCGGCCGGGCTGGACAAGTCCATCCCCTGGTATCAGGCGCGCGGCAACCACGATCATTTCTTCATCGGTTCCTTCCCGGTGACCGAATATTTCCGGCAGGTCTATACCGGTGACGACGTCCTCAATCTCGGAGATTTCCTGGTCGATCCCAAGGGCATTGACAGCCGGGGAACCTATCAGGGGGTCATCGACGGCCGGACGCCCTACGGGGATATCGTCGGCATGGGACCGGTGGCGGACTTCCCCAGCCCGCCCAAGGTCGTGGCCGATGCGAACCGCCGCTCGCTGACGCCAAGGGAGTGGATGGCCGAATTTTTTCACACCACCTCGACGCCGGTCGGTCACGGGTTCAGTCAGGCCGATGCCGAGAACAACTTTGCCTGCTACAGCTTCGAACCGAGGGCGGACATCCCCCTGACGGTGATCGTGATCGACGACACCCAGCGGGAAGACGATGTCGATCAGCCCCTGTCCCGGACGAGTTCCCCCGGCTACGGGCATGGCTCCCTGGACAAGGCGCGCCTGGACTGGCTTGTGGGCGAACTGGACCGGGGGCAGGCCGAGGGCAAGCTCATGCTCATCGCCGCCCATGTTCCCATCGGCGTCGAGCCGCCGACCTCCCCGGTCGGTTGGTACGCCGCCGCCGCCATCTCCGAACCTGAACTGATGGCCAAACTCCATACCTATCCCAATCTCATCGCCTGGATCGCGGGGCACCGGCACTGCAACGCCATTACCGCCTTTGCCTCTCCCGATGCCTCCCGCCCGGAACTGGGGTTCTGGCAGATCGAAACCTCCTCGCTGCGGGACTTCCCCCAGCAATTTCGCACATTCGAGATCCGGCGCAACAGCGACGGCACCCTGTCCATCCTGGCCAGCGACTTCAATCCCGACGTTCAGGAAGGGTCGCCGGCGTCGACCTCGCGCGCCTATGCCGTGGCCGTCCAGCAGATATTCCACAATCCCAGGGGCTACCCCCCCACCGGTTCGTACAATGCGGAGCTTGTCATTCCCTTGAGTCCGTCAATGCGGGCGAAGCTCAACAACGTCGGCGTACCTGTGCGTTCTTGA
- a CDS encoding aquaporin → MDNKKLLTGACLAELIGTFFLVFFGVGSVFVAALTGALQGLFQVAIVWGLVIALGIYATSIISGILNEYERAEGIVRGQAGSEKSAMVFGEYFPNPGSFGTDPKAYATVSHIQAMATEAIGTAILVFFIFALTDMHNANRPNGSLFALFIDLTITILISVIAPITQAGFNPARDFGPRLFAWLAGRPTVTGSWRRFRPVAPETSRSCVPGTGWRTGTPSPGRSW, encoded by the coding sequence ATGGACAACAAGAAGCTCTTGACCGGCGCCTGCCTAGCTGAACTTATAGGCACTTTCTTTCTGGTCTTTTTTGGTGTTGGCTCTGTTTTTGTTGCCGCTCTCACGGGAGCGCTGCAAGGCCTCTTTCAAGTGGCAATCGTATGGGGGCTGGTGATCGCTCTTGGCATCTATGCCACGAGCATTATCAGCGGCATCCTCAACGAATACGAGCGCGCCGAGGGTATCGTCCGAGGGCAAGCGGGCAGTGAAAAAAGCGCCATGGTGTTCGGTGAATATTTTCCGAATCCCGGCAGCTTCGGCACGGACCCAAAGGCCTACGCAACGGTCAGCCATATCCAGGCCATGGCCACCGAGGCGATCGGCACCGCCATCCTGGTCTTCTTCATCTTCGCCTTGACGGACATGCACAACGCCAACCGTCCCAATGGCAGTCTTTTCGCCCTGTTCATCGATCTGACCATCACCATTTTGATCTCTGTCATCGCCCCCATCACCCAGGCCGGCTTCAATCCCGCCCGTGATTTCGGGCCTCGCCTTTTCGCCTGGCTCGCCGGCAGGCCGACGGTCACGGGTTCATGGAGAAGGTTTCGTCCTGTTGCGCCAGAAACGTCGCGTAGTTGCGTTCCAGGTACAGGCTGGAGAACAGGTACACCGTCCCCTGGGAGGTCGTGGTGA
- a CDS encoding aldehyde ferredoxin oxidoreductase, which translates to MAASSGGFAGKVLRVDLSTGKILTQETIERYEAVLGGAGLGYRVLWDEVPAGTGPFDAANKLVFAAGALVGTSVPCNGRTTVTTIFPTCWPKPLVGSGHMGGHFAATLKYAGYDALIVEGKADRPVWIMIRDARVEIRDAGHLWGSGIRRTTLELGQEMGPDCVVAAIGQAGENQAPMGMVINSVSHSAGGVGGVMGAKNLKAVAVQGSGAVRIAGDKAAWEKLVKFHLSLLGGNNQHVVPSFPTPQAEYYNPASRWVGQPGRRWGAARPPVEITGNIHDLNRIAYRTNSAAYFLGEEAWKYTVRGNGCTACPIRCHTMLRVPSVAVKYGIPDMAQNTCIALQFGRMFFRRPAGGKGGEAAIEACMVGMHLADDMGVWSNYGQLQRDLRKLYEGGYLKARLGSKEYASIPWDKYDNADPAFLLDLVPRIANRQGELGDVLSRGTGAIFDHWSIPETAWSEDQATTYWKMGHPKHHANEDDGQCGVIINTQYNRDAQCHSHTNFVRNGLPLAVQKKLATDIWGSPDALDAPGDYTPANIHKARRARWSLVRKELHDALGVCNWMGPWVASPRWERGYAGDDSLESKFLSLATGRAMDREELDRAGERIFTLHRALTIRDMGQVDMRAGHDLVPPWVFEDPGGAAPFTKGTIRMDRADIARAMDLFYEVMGWDKETGAPGQARYAALGLADVGEGLAAARLTPKDGK; encoded by the coding sequence ATGGCCGCCAGCAGCGGAGGTTTCGCCGGCAAGGTCTTGCGGGTGGATCTGTCCACGGGGAAGATCCTGACCCAGGAGACGATCGAGCGCTACGAGGCGGTGCTCGGCGGGGCCGGGCTCGGCTACCGGGTGCTCTGGGACGAGGTCCCGGCCGGGACCGGACCTTTCGATGCGGCCAACAAGCTGGTGTTCGCCGCCGGGGCGCTGGTCGGCACCAGCGTGCCCTGCAACGGCCGCACCACCGTGACCACCATTTTCCCCACCTGCTGGCCCAAGCCACTCGTGGGCTCGGGGCACATGGGCGGGCATTTCGCGGCCACGCTCAAATACGCCGGCTACGACGCCCTGATCGTGGAAGGCAAGGCCGACAGGCCCGTGTGGATCATGATCCGCGACGCCCGGGTGGAGATCCGCGACGCCGGGCACCTCTGGGGCAGCGGCATCCGTCGGACCACCCTGGAGCTTGGCCAGGAGATGGGGCCGGACTGCGTGGTGGCGGCCATCGGCCAGGCCGGGGAAAACCAGGCCCCCATGGGCATGGTGATCAATTCCGTCTCCCATTCGGCCGGCGGCGTGGGCGGGGTGATGGGGGCCAAGAACCTCAAGGCCGTGGCCGTCCAGGGCAGCGGCGCCGTGCGCATCGCCGGGGACAAGGCCGCATGGGAGAAGCTGGTCAAGTTCCACCTGTCGCTGCTTGGCGGCAACAACCAGCACGTGGTGCCGAGCTTTCCCACGCCCCAGGCCGAATACTACAATCCGGCCTCCCGGTGGGTCGGCCAGCCCGGCCGGCGCTGGGGAGCCGCCAGACCGCCCGTGGAAATCACCGGCAACATCCACGACCTCAACCGCATCGCCTACCGCACCAACAGCGCCGCCTATTTCCTGGGCGAGGAGGCCTGGAAATACACCGTGCGCGGCAATGGCTGCACGGCCTGCCCCATCCGCTGCCACACCATGCTGCGCGTGCCGTCGGTGGCGGTCAAGTACGGCATCCCGGACATGGCCCAGAACACCTGCATCGCCTTGCAGTTCGGCCGGATGTTCTTCAGGCGGCCCGCCGGCGGCAAGGGCGGCGAGGCCGCCATCGAGGCCTGCATGGTGGGCATGCACCTGGCCGACGACATGGGCGTCTGGTCCAATTACGGCCAGTTGCAGCGCGACCTGCGCAAGCTCTACGAGGGCGGCTACCTCAAGGCCCGGCTCGGCTCGAAGGAATACGCCTCCATCCCCTGGGACAAGTACGACAACGCCGATCCGGCCTTCCTGCTGGACCTCGTCCCCCGCATCGCCAACCGCCAGGGCGAACTCGGCGACGTGCTGAGCCGGGGCACGGGCGCGATATTCGACCACTGGTCCATCCCCGAAACCGCCTGGTCCGAGGACCAGGCGACGACCTACTGGAAGATGGGCCATCCCAAGCACCATGCCAACGAGGACGACGGCCAGTGCGGGGTGATCATCAACACCCAGTACAACCGTGACGCCCAGTGCCATTCCCACACGAACTTCGTGCGAAACGGCCTGCCGCTGGCGGTCCAGAAGAAGCTGGCCACGGACATCTGGGGTTCCCCGGACGCCCTGGACGCCCCGGGCGACTACACCCCGGCCAACATCCACAAGGCCAGACGGGCCCGGTGGTCGCTCGTGCGCAAGGAACTGCACGACGCGCTGGGGGTGTGCAACTGGATGGGGCCCTGGGTGGCCTCTCCCCGCTGGGAACGCGGCTACGCCGGCGACGACAGCCTGGAGTCGAAGTTCCTGAGCCTGGCCACCGGACGGGCCATGGACCGGGAGGAACTGGACCGGGCCGGGGAACGCATCTTCACCCTGCACCGCGCCCTGACCATCCGGGACATGGGCCAGGTGGACATGCGCGCCGGGCACGACCTCGTGCCGCCGTGGGTCTTCGAGGACCCCGGCGGCGCGGCGCCGTTCACCAAGGGGACCATCCGCATGGACCGGGCCGACATCGCCCGGGCCATGGACCTTTTCTACGAAGTCATGGGCTGGGACAAGGAGACGGGCGCCCCCGGCCAGGCGCGCTATGCCGCGCTCGGGCTTGCCGACGTGGGCGAGGGGCTGGCCGCGGCGCGGCTCACCCCGAAGGACGGGAAATGA
- a CDS encoding type II toxin-antitoxin system RelE/ParE family toxin: protein MNEWDAHFINELAEAEFEALPIDIRAKLTRSLDLLRAKGITVLVMPLARHVEGKIWELRATGRDGIGRSLYVAASGRRLLILRSFIKKTQKTPRMEIEIALKRLSEVE, encoded by the coding sequence ATGAACGAATGGGACGCGCATTTCATCAATGAGTTGGCAGAGGCCGAGTTCGAGGCCCTTCCTATCGATATTCGGGCGAAACTGACCCGTTCCCTGGATTTGCTGCGGGCAAAGGGGATTACGGTGTTGGTGATGCCCTTGGCACGGCATGTGGAAGGGAAAATTTGGGAGCTTCGAGCTACAGGGCGAGATGGGATCGGGAGAAGCCTCTACGTGGCCGCGTCGGGGCGGCGTCTCCTGATCCTTCGCTCATTCATCAAGAAAACACAAAAAACTCCGCGCATGGAAATCGAAATAGCCTTGAAGCGGCTTAGCGAGGTCGAGTGA
- a CDS encoding helix-turn-helix domain-containing protein produces the protein MATVPFSRVRERMMADPEFRKEYDALGEEFALIEAMIEARTQANMTQADVAKAMGVSQPRVARIESGKNVSLETLRRYAKATGGRLKIVIEPGKAEQRQLRK, from the coding sequence ATGGCTACCGTTCCTTTCAGCAGGGTTCGCGAACGAATGATGGCCGACCCTGAGTTTCGGAAAGAATACGACGCGTTGGGCGAAGAGTTCGCCCTCATCGAGGCGATGATCGAGGCGCGCACGCAGGCGAATATGACCCAGGCGGACGTGGCCAAGGCCATGGGGGTGAGTCAGCCTCGTGTCGCTCGCATCGAATCCGGAAAGAATGTCTCCCTGGAGACGTTGCGGCGTTACGCCAAGGCGACCGGTGGCAGACTCAAGATCGTCATTGAACCGGGCAAAGCGGAACAGCGCCAACTGCGGAAATGA
- a CDS encoding PadR family transcriptional regulator: protein METLKMDLTDCPCTGKNLARLVHPAILAVLARESLHGYLILERLAAEPMFRDQPPDPAGVYRLLKTMEQEGMVTCSWDLQSSGPARRQYAITERGMACLAKWFDTITAYQKSIAILLGTIREALGR from the coding sequence ATGGAAACACTGAAAATGGATTTGACGGATTGCCCGTGTACGGGGAAAAACCTGGCGAGGCTGGTCCACCCCGCGATTTTGGCCGTCTTGGCTCGGGAATCCCTTCACGGGTATCTGATTTTGGAAAGGCTCGCGGCGGAGCCGATGTTTCGTGATCAGCCACCTGACCCGGCTGGTGTTTATCGCCTTCTTAAAACCATGGAACAGGAGGGGATGGTCACATGTTCGTGGGATTTGCAAAGTAGCGGCCCGGCCAGGCGACAGTATGCAATTACGGAAAGGGGGATGGCTTGCTTGGCAAAGTGGTTTGATACAATAACAGCTTATCAAAAATCTATCGCAATTCTTCTTGGAACGATTCGGGAAGCGCTAGGCCGATGA